A genomic region of Leptidea sinapis chromosome 46, ilLepSina1.1, whole genome shotgun sequence contains the following coding sequences:
- the LOC126977962 gene encoding serine--tRNA ligase, cytoplasmic, producing MVLDLDLFRADKDGDPNKIRENQRKRFKDVALVDTVVEQDTLWRKLRHDADNLNKLKNVCSKEIGQKMKAKEAVGPEDQEVPSEIADNLINLTNDQLKPLTVNQIKKVRVLIDEAITKNEHGLMTAEKARSAALREVGNHLHDSVPVDDDEDHNAVERTFGDCTVRQKYSHVDLICMIDGMDGERGATVAGGRGYYLKGAAVFLEQALVQLSLRLLLEKGYTPLYTPFFMRKEVMQEVAQLAQFDEELYKVIGKGSENKGDAAVDEKYLIATSEQPIAAYHRDEWLPESTLPIKYAGLSTCFRQEVGSHGRDTRGIFRVHQFEKVEQFVLTSPHDNASWNMMDEMISNAEGFYKLLNIPYRVVNIVSGALNHAAAKKLDLEAWFPGSGAFRELVSCSNCLEYQARRLLVRYGQTKKMNAATEYVHMLNATMCATTRVICAILEVHQTEEGIKVPEAIKMWMPDQYKELIPFVKPAPIDVEVAAKKGKKK from the exons ATGGTCTTGGATTTGGATTTATTTAGAGCAGATAAGGATGGCGATCCAAATAAAATTCGTGAGAACCAACGCAAGCGTTTTAAAGATGTAGCTTTAGTGGACACAGTAGTCGAACAAGACACGCTATGGAGAAAATTGCGTCATGATGCAGATAATCTGAATAAGCTAAAAAATGTTTGTAGCAAGGAAATTGGGCAAAAGATGAAAGCGAAGGAAGCAGTGGGTCCTGAAGATCAGGAAGTGCCATCAGAAATTGCAGATAACCTAATTAATCTCACCAATGACCAGCTCAAGCCTCTTACTGTGAATCAAATTAAAAAG GTCAGAGTACTAATTGATGAGGCAATAACAAAGAATGAACATGGTCTCATGACAGCCGAGAAGGCTCGCTCGGCAGCACTCAGAGAGGTAGGTAATCACCTCCATGACTCTGTGCctgttgatgatgatgaagaccATAATGCTGTTGAGAGAACATTTGGTGATTGTACTGTGCGGCAGAAATACTCTCATGTAGATCTTATTTGTATGATTGATG GTATGGATGGTGAGCGTGGAGCTACAGTAGCAGGAGGGAGAGGTTATTATCTAAAAGGCGCGGCCGTGTTCCTAGAGCAGGCTCTAGTACAGCTTTCGTTAAGGTTGCTCCTTGAAAAAGGCTACACTCCACTTTATACtccattttttatgagaaaagag GTGATGCAAGAGGTGGCTCAACTTGCCCAATTTGATGAGGAGCTTTACAAAGTGATTGGAAAAGGATCTGAAAACAAGGGTGATGCAGCTGTTGATGAAAAGTACCTGATAGCTACATCGGAACAACCTATTGCAGCTTACCACAGGGATGAATGGTTGCCGGAATCAACTTTACCtattaa aTATGCCGGTCTGTCGACGTGTTTCCGGCAAGAGGTGGGATCGCATGGCCGGGACACGCGCGGTATCTTCAGAGTCCATCAATTTGAAAAG GTGGAGCAGTTTGTCCTCACATCGCCCCACGATAATGCCTCCTGGAATATGATGGATGAGATGATAAGCAATGCTGAAGGTTTCTACAAGTTGCTCAACATTCCGTACCGCGTCGTCAATATAGTGTCTGGAGCGCTGAATCATGCTGCGGCCAAGAAGTTGGACCTGGAAGCTTGGTTCCCGGGCTCCGGGGCCTTCAGAGAGCTGGTCTCTTGCAGCAACTGTCTCGAGTATCAGGCCAGGCGATTGCTCGTCAG GTACGGGCAGACAAAGAAGATGAACGCGGCGACCGAATACGTGCATATGCTGAACGCGACCATGTGTGCGACGACACGAGTCATCTGCGCCATCCTCGAGGTGCATCAGACAGAGGAGGGGATTAAG gtACCAGAAGCGATCAAGATGTGGATGCCTGACCAGTATAAAGAATTGATTCCGTTCGTCAAACCAGCGCCTATTGACGTAGAAGTAGCAGCAAAGAAGGGCAAGAAAAAATAG
- the LOC126978022 gene encoding bis(5'-nucleosyl)-tetraphosphatase [asymmetrical]: MTSTRAAGLVIYKNVNCLIEFLLLQTSYGGHHWTPPKGHVDPGESDWETALRETEEEAGLCEKDLEIHKNLNKTLSYNVNEKPKEVVYWLAKLKNPNTAVKLSDEHQDFKWLPLQQAQEISGFEDMKILLSEFHEYAIKLEGNKNVE, encoded by the exons ATGACTTCTACTCGAGCGGCTGGATTGgtgatatataaaaatgttaattgtttAATAGAGTTTCTATTATTACAAACATCATATGGAGGACATCACTGGACACCACCAAAAG GTCATGTTGATCCTGGTGAATCAGATTGGGAAACTGCTTTAAGAGAAACAGAAGAGGAAGCTGGCTTGTGTGAGAAAGATTTAGAG ATTCATAAGAATTTAAACAAAACTCTTTCTTATAATGTTAATGAGAAACCTAAAGAAGTGGTGTACTGGTTGGCAAAATTAAAGAATCCAAATACAGCAGTTAAACTATCAGATGAACACCAAGACTTTAAATGGTTGCCACTTCAACAAGCTCAAGAAATATCCGGCTTTGAGGATATGAAGATTTTGCTGTCTGAATTTCATGAATATGCTATAAAATTGGAAGGCAATAAAAATGTAGAGTAA
- the LOC126977974 gene encoding tumor susceptibility gene 101 protein: protein MANDDQALKPFLCNYKHKDYTCKEVAGLIQVYRGLNYRLEGFVFNNGTRKELLNLEGTIPVNYKGTMYNIPVCIWLVDTHPQHAPLCFVKPTPDMSIKVSKYVDSNGKVYLPYLHEWNANGSTLLKLVQCMISAFGELPPVYAKPRNEARPSYPSGSFMPQPSGYPLFPQVSPQPPYPTPTPYLVNPNLPYPNFGTPYPGPASTNGTPYPPANPTQQPYPQFTGYNASPDPATGGTITEEHIKASLLSAVEDKLRRRLKEQAHQSQAELETLRRTQQELVDGKSRLEDILSRLQRERADLDKNVAILQDKEKELQSAVERLDGQEGVDVDEAVVTTAPLYSQLLNSFAEEATLEDAIYYMGEALRKEVIDLDTFLKQVRTLARRQFTLRALMHKCRQKAQLAC from the coding sequence ATGGCAAACGATGATCAGGCACTGAAGCCGTTTCTGtgtaattataaacataaagaCTACACATGCAAAGAAGTTGCAGGTCTTATTCAAGTATATAGAGGCTTGAACTATCGTTTAGAAGGATTTGTGTTTAATAATGGAACCAGAAAAGAGTTACTTAACTTGGAAGGTACAATTCCAGTGAATTACAAGGGCACTATGTACAACATACCCGTATGTATTTGGCTTGTCGATACACATCCACAACACGCTCCATTATGCTTCGTGAAGCCAACTCCAGATATGTCAATAAAAGTATCGAAATACGTAGATAGTAACGGAAAGGTTTATCTGCCGTATTTACATGAATGGAATGCAAATGGATCAACTCTTCTAAAACTTGTACAGTGTATGATATCTGCATTTGGGGAATTACCACCAGTATATGCGAAACCCCGTAACGAGGCACGCCCATCATATCCAAGCGGGTCATTTATGCCTCAACCGTCTGGATACCCATTATTTCCTCAAGTATCTCCCCAGCCTCCTTACCCAACTCCTACTCCTTACTTAGTTAATCCTAACTTGCCATATCCGAATTTTGGAACTCCATACCCGGGCCCTGCCAGCACAAATGGGACACCTTATCCCCCTGCAAATCCAACACAACAACCATACCCACAATTTACTGGCTACAATGCTAGTCCTGACCCAGCTACTGGAGGAACTATTACTGAGGAACACATCAAAGCATCTTTACTGTCTGCAGTTGAAGATAAGCTTAGAAGACGCCTCAAGGAGCAGGCACATCAGTCACAAGCCGAGCTTGAGACTCTACGTAGAACACAACAAGAACTAGTAGATGGAAAATCAAGGCTAGAAGATATACTATCAAGACTTCAAAGGGAAAGGGCTGATTTGGATAAAAATGTAGCCATTTTGCAAGATAAGGAAAAAGAATTACAATCAGCAGTAGAGAGATTGGATGGACAAGAAGGAGTTGATGTTGATGAGGCTGTTGTTACCACGGCTCCATTGTATTCCCAGCTATTGAACTCATTTGCTGAGGAGGCCACACTTGAAGACGCTATATATTACATGGGGGAAGCATTGCGTAAGGAAGTCATCGATTTGGACACATTTCTGAAACAAGTTCGAACATTGGCCCGTAGACAGTTTACATTAAGGGCACTAATGCATAAATGTAGACAGAAAGCCCAACTAGCTTGTTAA